One part of the Asterias amurensis chromosome 11, ASM3211899v1 genome encodes these proteins:
- the LOC139944383 gene encoding zinc finger SWIM domain-containing protein 3-like, with protein MRASTSKTADEPVNSGELHDILEIGRKFDSMEDVEQALKDFEAATLAQFIKRDSRTIESSRRRLPSRPLKDSLKYYAVTFSCVHQGQPCMVSKGRKRKRKSQRIGCPALIRFLVTPDGQQLSVVEINIEHNHQLGEESPHKRQLSADEVEASCSGVKLQKKGRKEAQSSSEDGTEQDNSEASIQSKTEYINKVRSIIAQLSPRGDFPGVLESEYVDDGTVSSIYFQDPEMKRVYAAYPEFLIIDTSCTPEFFNMPMYIYVLLAEDSNGDREIVAFFLVRRHDRNILQAMMDKFKLLNPAWNDTHVLMVDPDFAERKLLQHEFMFAAVQFGHNQVIQKFKQELRKAEMELTRGQRLFCMRLFRKLEASLSEPEYDKLYQQLVNSGLETVIEYYNAKWHNNREEWVVGFKLRDLYIKGATPDNLKPITEMLTDISENMSSPEEVVSNLQELVGLLREKRDHKASTILDKIQNPPADSTLREYQEYTTPHAMRHIKKQLKQSWKVKVVADINQQSSWKAVSKYESYDVTVNSCPCQLFECLYLPCSHIFAVRRFKGLPLFLKEVVGSRWTMEHYKSSCRLVPQVSRPFPGKCVRTIRPHLLSHQEKYQRVDRITNELALIICDAPPDKFDNEVETVKKLLSILQNGSTARLTEIPETP; from the exons ATGCGTGCATCGACCTCCAAAACGGCAGACGAGCCAGTCAATTCAGGCGAACTTCATGATATCCTTGAAATCGGAAGGAAGTTTGACTCGATGGAAGATGTGGAGCAAGCCCTTAAAGACTTTGAAGCGGCGACCTTGGCACAGTTCATCAAGAGAGATTCTAGGACGATTGAGAGCTCGAGGAGAAGACTTCCAAGTCGGCCGTTGAAAGACAGCCTTAAGTATTATGCGGTCACCTTCAGTTGCGTCCATCAGGGTCAGCCTTGCATGGTTTCCAAAGGACGCAAACGGAAAAGGAAATCACAGAGAATCGGGTGTCCTGCACTGATTCG ATTTTTAGTAACTCCCGATGGCCAACAACTCTCTGTAGTAGAAATCAACATAGAACACAACCACCAGCTTGGTGAGGAAAGCCCTCATAAAAGGCAGCTGAGTGCTGATGAAGTAGAGGCGTCATGCAGCGGTGTGAAG tTGCAGAAGAAAGGGAGGAAAGAGGCCCAGAGTAGTTCAGAGGACGGAACAGAACAGGACAATTCCGAAGCTTCAATTCAATCAAAGACAGAATACATCAACAAAGTCCGATCAATAATTGCTCAACTATCGCCCCGTGGAGATTTTCCCGGAGTTCTGGAAAGCGAATATGTAGACGACGGAACGGTCTCGAGTATTTACTTCCAAGATCCAGAGATGAAACGAGTCTACGCCGCCTATCCAGAGTTTCTTATTATTGACACCTCCTGCACGCCTGAGTTTTTCAATATGCCCATGTACATTTACGTCTTGTTAGCTGAGGACAGTAACGGAGACAGGGAAATTGTCGCTTTCTTCCTCGTCAGACGGCACGATCGCAACATCCTTCAAGCTATGATGGATAAGTTCAAGTTACTCAACCCAGCATGGAATGACACGCATGTCTTGATGGTTGACCCAGACTTTGCAGAACGGAAACTCTTGCAGCACGAGTTTATGTTCGCTGCGGTGCAATTTGGTCATaatcaggtgatccagaaattCAAACAGGAACTGAGAAAGGCAGAGATGGAGTTAACTCGCGGGCAGAGACTGTTTTGCATGAGGCTCTTCAGGAAACTAGAAGCTTCTCTTTCCGAACCAGAATACGACAAGTTGTATCAACAACTTGTAAATTCAGGTTTGGAAACCGTGATTGAGTATTACAACGCAAAGTGGCATAACAACCGTGAGGAATGGGTGGTAGGTTTCAAGCTCAGAGACTTATATATTAAAGGAGCAACTCCAGACAACCTAAAACCCATAACTGAGATGCTGACAGATATCTCAGAGAATATGTCATCCCCAGAGGAAGTAGTGAGTAACTTACAGGAGTTGGTTGGGCTACTCAGGGAAAAGCGTGACCACAAAGCATCGACGATACTCGACAAGATTCAAAACCCGCCAGCAGACTCTACGCTAAGGGAGTATCAGGAGTACACAACACCCCACGCCATGAGGCACATTAAGAAGCAGCTCAAGCAGAGTTGGAAAGTCAAAGTCGTGGCCGACATCAATCAACAGTCTTCTTGGAAGGCGGTCTCCAAATATGAAAGCTATGATGTCACGGTGAACTCCTGTCCATGCCAGCTCTTTGAGTGTCTTTATCTGCCTTGCAGTCATATCTTTGCCGTCCGTCGCTTTAAAGGCCTGCCCCTGTTTTTGAAGGAGGTGGTCGGGTCAAGATGGACCATGGAGCATTATAAGTCCTCCTGTCGACTTGTCCCCCAAGTTTCTCGCCCATTTCCAGGGAAATGCGTCCGAACAATCAGACCCCACCTTCTATCACACCAAGAGAAATACCAGCGGGTAGATCGAATCACTAATGAGCTGGCGCTGATTATATGCGACGCACCACCAGACAAGTTTGATAATGAAGTTGAAACTGTCAAGAAGCTGTTGTCCATCCTTCAAAACGGTTCAACAGCGAGGTTAACTGAGATACCTGAAACACCTTGA